Proteins encoded together in one Vitis vinifera cultivar Pinot Noir 40024 chromosome 4, ASM3070453v1 window:
- the LOC100265011 gene encoding calreticulin-3, with product MGFLSNSSGFSDMLKKLLLLPLLLSFLLTFSLSEVIFEERFEDGWQSRWVKSDWKKSEGKAGSFKHTAGKWAGDPDDKGIQTSTDARHFAISAKIPEFSNKNRTLVLQYSIRFEQEIECGGGYIKLLSGFVNQKKFGGDTPYSVMFGPDLCGTQTKKLHVIVSYQGQNYPIKKDLQCETDKLTHFYTFILRPDASYSVLIDNRERESGSMYSDWDILPPRKIKDTKAKKPADWDDREYIEDPNDVKPEGYDSIPAEIPDPKAKEPDNWDEEEDGLWKPPKIPNPAFKGPWRRKKIKNPNYKGKWKNQWIDNPEFEDDPDLYVLKPIKYVGIEVWQVKAGAIYDNILICDDPEYAKQVVEEVFAHRESEKEAFEEAEKVRKAREEEEAQRAREEGERRRRERGHDRRYRDRERYRDRYRRHHRRDYLDDYHDEL from the exons ATGGGTGGCAGAGTCGGTGGGTTAAATCAGATTGGAAGAAAAGTGAAGGGAAGGCAGGATCATTTAAGCACACGGCTGGCAAGTGGGCTGGAGATCCAGATGATAAAG GTATCCAGACATCTACAGATGCAAGGCACTTCGCCATATCTGCTAAGATTCCAGAGTTCAGCAACAAGAACAGAACATTGGTACTCCAGTATTCTATAAGGTTTGAACAGGAAATTGAATGTGGTGGTGGTTACATAAAACTTCTTTCTGGATTTGTCAATCAGAAGAAATTTGGGGGTGACACTCCTTACAG TGTAATGTTTGGACCAGATCTATGTGGTACACAAACAAAGAAGCTCCATGTTATAGTCTCCTACCAGGGCCAGAATTACCCTATCAAGAAGGATCTGCAATGTGAAACGGATAAGTTAACACATTTCTACACATTCATTCTTAGGCCTGATGCATCGTATAGCGTCCTGATTGACAATCGAGAGAGAGAATCCGGAAGCATGTATTCTGATTGGGATATCCTCCCCCCTCGAAAGATTAAAGACACCAAGGCAAAAAAG CCTGCAGACTGGGATGACAGAGAATATATTGAAGATCCTAATGATGTCAAACCTGAG GGTTACGATTCAATTCCAGCTGAAATTCCTGATCCAAAAGCTAAAGAG CCTGATAATTGGGATGAAGAAGAGGATGGTTTATGGAAACCACCAAAAATACCAAATCCAGCATTCAAAGGACCATGGAGGCGGAAG AAAATTAAGAATCCTAACTACAAGGGGAAGTGGAAGAATCAATGGATCGACAATCCCG AATTTGAAGATGACCCTGATCTTTATGTACTAAAGCCAATTAAATATGTGGGCATTGAAGTGTGGCAG GTGAAGGCTGGTGCAATTTATGACAACATTTTGATTTGTGATGATCCAGAGTATGCAAAACAAGTTGTGGAGGAAGTATTTGCCCATAGGGAG TCTGAAAAAGAGGCATTTGAGGAAGCAGAAAAAGTGAGAAAAGCACGAGAGGAAGAG GAAGCTCAAAGAGCAAGAGAGGAAGGTGAAAGAAGGAGAAGGGAGCGGGGCCATGATCGACGTTATCGAGATAGGGAGCGATACAGAGACAGATATAGAAGG cATCATCGCCGCGATTACTTGGATGATTACCAT GATGAACTCTGA